The Streptomyces sp. Alt3 genome has a segment encoding these proteins:
- the nrdR gene encoding transcriptional regulator NrdR: protein MHCPFCRHPDSRVVDSRTTDDGTSIRRRRQCPDCSRRFTTVETCSLMVVKRSGVTEPFSRTKVISGVRKACQGRPVTEDALAKLGQRVEEAVRATGSAELTTHDVGLAILGPLQELDLVAYLRFASVYRAFDSLEDFEAAIVELREQRPRAEQCGSGGTPEVPAPAAVAAD, encoded by the coding sequence ATGCACTGCCCCTTCTGCAGGCACCCCGACAGCCGGGTCGTGGACAGTCGCACGACGGACGACGGGACGTCGATCCGACGACGGCGTCAGTGCCCCGACTGCTCCCGTCGCTTCACGACGGTGGAGACCTGCTCGCTGATGGTGGTCAAGCGCAGCGGCGTGACCGAGCCCTTCAGTCGCACCAAGGTCATCTCCGGAGTCCGCAAGGCTTGTCAGGGCCGTCCCGTCACCGAGGACGCCCTGGCGAAGCTCGGCCAGAGGGTCGAGGAGGCCGTGCGCGCCACGGGGAGTGCCGAGCTGACCACCCACGACGTGGGTCTGGCCATACTCGGCCCCCTGCAGGAACTCGACCTCGTCGCGTACCTGCGTTTCGCTTCGGTGTACCGGGCGTTCGACTCGCTCGAGGACTTCGAGGCCGCCATCGTGGAGCTCCGCGAGCAGCGGCCCCGCGCAGAGCAATGCGGGAGCGGTGGGACCCCCGAGGTCCCCGCCCCCGCCGCAGTCGCCGCTGATTGA
- a CDS encoding GNAT family N-acetyltransferase, with protein MDDLVTARLVLHPMTVSEAEQVVAGESASGARWGPGYPTDGDVSAARRFLGTCATTGDPQPFGNYEVRRREDGAAIGGVGFHGAPDEEGGVTIGYGLIPSARGNGYASEALRGLLPFARARGVTRVKGDADHDNIASQHVMTAAGMRPAGQDERVRYFEIAWTGTTANPDPHS; from the coding sequence ATGGACGATCTTGTGACAGCGCGGCTCGTGCTTCATCCGATGACCGTCAGCGAGGCTGAACAAGTGGTGGCGGGCGAGTCGGCCAGCGGTGCCCGGTGGGGGCCCGGATATCCCACCGATGGGGACGTGTCGGCCGCCAGGCGCTTCCTGGGTACCTGCGCGACCACCGGTGATCCCCAGCCGTTCGGCAACTATGAGGTCCGGCGCCGCGAGGACGGTGCGGCGATCGGCGGCGTGGGCTTCCACGGAGCTCCGGACGAGGAGGGGGGCGTCACGATCGGCTACGGCCTCATCCCCTCAGCGAGAGGCAACGGATACGCTTCCGAAGCTCTCCGCGGACTGCTGCCGTTCGCGCGGGCACGCGGCGTCACCCGCGTGAAGGGCGACGCCGACCACGACAACATCGCATCCCAGCACGTGATGACGGCAGCCGGGATGCGGCCGGCCGGACAGGACGAACGCGTCAGGTACTTCGAGATCGCCTGGACCGGCACGACGGCGAATCCTGACCCACACTCCTGA
- a CDS encoding DUF4153 domain-containing protein, producing the protein MSEHSSDASSRPDVSPEAGDAGQVASGAEPGPGDTVGSDVSPEAGDAGQSASGAAPGPVSEESGRARAAAGTVRVSGPPVPPQNVGPDVPKVPAYLRSPQPTDARQRGAQQPPGVLTRLRAASPPAIGPGTLWSVFATALLSALLLGDGLGLNLLIVAVPAALGAYFAARSARRRLRPWTAVWALGGLALLAIPALRDAGWPVFLAMVSALALGSLALHGSRSWPGVLLGSVGLLPSVAGGARWGWRGVRARADDSRGRVRTVARTTAVAVVLLIVFGALFASADAAFADLLGSLTPDVSIGDSPWRVFLFVLGLLGALAAAYSAAAPVRWDGITVRPGTARNRAEWALPLIVLNLLFAVFIGLQLVVLLGGYDKVLEETGLKPAEYARQGFWQLLWATVLTLIVIALALRWAPRGRAGDRTLVRSVLGLLCVLTLVVVASALRRMDLYVDAFGLTRLRISVAAVELWLGVVLVLILAAGVFGARLLPRAVVGSAAVGVLAFGLISPDGLIAEQNVQRHRSGGTIDIEYLKGLSADAVPALNELPEPLRSCALENFQRDFALPDAPWYVTSWGEARAREVIEEHPAESQGAKCYDLGRDADERDGYEEEDSYDPY; encoded by the coding sequence ATGTCCGAACATTCGTCCGATGCGTCCAGCCGGCCCGATGTGTCGCCGGAGGCCGGTGACGCCGGGCAGGTCGCGTCCGGTGCCGAGCCTGGGCCCGGTGACACGGTGGGGTCCGATGTGTCGCCGGAGGCTGGTGACGCGGGGCAGTCCGCGTCCGGTGCGGCGCCCGGCCCCGTGTCCGAGGAGTCCGGCAGGGCGAGGGCGGCCGCAGGGACGGTGCGGGTTTCCGGTCCGCCGGTTCCGCCGCAGAACGTGGGCCCGGACGTGCCGAAGGTGCCCGCCTACCTCCGGTCCCCGCAGCCGACGGACGCCCGGCAGCGCGGGGCGCAGCAGCCGCCCGGCGTGCTGACCAGGCTGCGGGCCGCTTCCCCGCCCGCGATCGGACCTGGCACCCTCTGGTCGGTGTTCGCCACGGCCCTTCTCAGCGCGCTGCTGCTCGGGGACGGCCTGGGGCTCAACCTTCTGATCGTTGCCGTGCCCGCGGCCCTGGGAGCCTACTTCGCGGCCCGCTCGGCACGACGCAGGCTGCGACCCTGGACCGCGGTCTGGGCGTTGGGCGGCTTGGCGCTCCTGGCGATCCCCGCCCTCCGCGATGCGGGGTGGCCGGTGTTCCTCGCCATGGTGTCGGCCCTCGCTCTGGGTTCGCTCGCCCTGCACGGAAGCCGTAGCTGGCCGGGCGTGCTGCTCGGGTCGGTGGGCCTGCTTCCCTCGGTGGCGGGCGGGGCACGCTGGGGGTGGCGCGGGGTGCGCGCCCGGGCGGACGACTCCCGCGGCCGGGTGCGCACCGTGGCGCGCACCACGGCGGTGGCCGTCGTCCTGCTCATCGTGTTCGGCGCGCTCTTCGCGTCCGCGGACGCCGCCTTCGCCGATCTGCTGGGCAGCCTCACCCCCGACGTATCGATCGGTGACAGTCCCTGGCGCGTCTTCCTCTTCGTGCTCGGCCTCCTCGGAGCGCTCGCCGCCGCTTACAGCGCCGCGGCACCGGTGCGCTGGGACGGCATCACCGTTCGCCCGGGCACTGCCAGGAACAGGGCCGAGTGGGCACTGCCGCTGATCGTGCTCAACCTGCTCTTCGCCGTCTTCATCGGACTCCAGCTGGTCGTTCTCCTCGGCGGGTACGACAAGGTGCTGGAAGAGACAGGACTGAAGCCCGCCGAGTACGCGCGGCAGGGTTTTTGGCAGCTGTTGTGGGCCACTGTGCTGACCCTGATCGTCATCGCGCTGGCCCTGCGCTGGGCCCCGCGGGGCAGAGCGGGTGACCGGACACTGGTCCGGAGCGTTCTGGGTCTCCTGTGCGTGCTCACGCTCGTCGTGGTGGCCTCCGCGCTGCGGCGCATGGACCTCTACGTGGACGCCTTCGGCCTGACCCGGCTCCGGATCTCCGTAGCCGCCGTCGAGCTCTGGCTCGGCGTGGTGCTCGTCCTCATCCTCGCGGCCGGAGTGTTCGGCGCCAGGCTGCTGCCGCGCGCCGTCGTGGGGAGCGCGGCCGTCGGTGTGCTCGCCTTCGGGCTGATCTCGCCCGACGGGCTGATCGCCGAACAGAACGTCCAGAGGCACCGCAGCGGCGGGACGATCGACATCGAGTACCTCAAGGGGCTCTCCGCGGATGCCGTACCGGCGTTGAACGAGCTGCCGGAACCTCTGAGGTCGTGTGCGCTGGAGAACTTCCAGCGCGACTTCGCACTCCCGGACGCTCCTTGGTACGTCACCAGCTGGGGTGAAGCCAGGGCCCGGGAGGTCATCGAGGAGCACCCAGCAGAGAGCCAGGGGGCCAAGTGCTACGACCTCGGCCGGGATGCAGACGAGCGGGACGGTTACGAGGAGGAGGACTCCTACGACCCGTACTGA
- a CDS encoding histidine phosphatase family protein — MARPQRIVLVRHGESEGNADDTVYEREPDHALRLTAKGLGQARATGTRLRETFGDERVSVYVSPYRRTHETFRAFDLEPEHVRVREEPRLREQDWGNWQDRDDVRLQKVYRDAYGHFFYRFAQGESGADVYDRVDAFLESLHRSFEAPDHPPNVLLVTHGLTMRLFCMRWFHWSVAEFESLSNPGNGESRTLLLGADGRYTLDRPFEQWRTPEPYGSTG, encoded by the coding sequence ATGGCACGACCGCAACGCATCGTTCTCGTCCGGCACGGTGAGTCCGAGGGCAACGCAGACGACACGGTCTACGAACGCGAGCCGGACCACGCTCTGAGGCTCACGGCCAAGGGCCTGGGCCAGGCACGGGCCACGGGGACGCGGCTGCGTGAGACCTTCGGCGACGAGCGTGTGAGCGTCTACGTCTCGCCCTACCGACGCACCCACGAGACCTTCAGGGCTTTCGATCTCGAACCTGAACACGTGCGCGTCAGGGAAGAACCGCGGCTGCGTGAGCAGGACTGGGGCAACTGGCAGGACCGTGACGACGTCAGGTTGCAGAAGGTCTACCGGGACGCCTACGGGCACTTCTTCTACCGCTTCGCGCAGGGCGAGTCCGGGGCCGACGTGTACGACCGGGTGGACGCGTTCCTGGAGAGCCTCCACCGCAGTTTCGAGGCGCCGGACCACCCCCCGAACGTCCTGCTGGTCACGCACGGGCTGACCATGAGGCTCTTCTGCATGCGCTGGTTCCACTGGTCGGTGGCGGAGTTCGAGTCCCTGTCCAATCCTGGGAACGGAGAATCCCGGACCCTGCTTCTCGGCGCTGACGGCCGCTATACGCTCGACCGGCCCTTCGAACAGTGGCGCACCCCTGAGCCGTACGGCAGTACCGGATAG
- a CDS encoding ADP-ribosylglycohydrolase family protein, which yields MTADSAYDRFERALASLRGLSVGDALGSQFFVPANYPLLKDRDLPPGDWQWTDDTEMASSVLAVLAAHERIDQDALAESFARHHDFDRGYGPAVNRLLRLVREGGDWRELASALFQGQGSWGNGSAMRIAPLGAWYADDPEQATHQAEVSSYTTHQHREAVVGAMAVAAAAALVAAPGRPPTPEGLIDGVVALIPRSAVGAGLRRARDMLDYRDAGTVAAVLGNGRRTSAHDTVPFALWSAARNLGDFEHAFWVTAQAGGDVDTTCAIVGGVVAAEPVGAPPAEWLARTEELPEWVPSAPARR from the coding sequence ATGACCGCTGACTCCGCTTACGACCGCTTCGAACGCGCTCTGGCCAGCCTGCGTGGACTGTCCGTGGGAGATGCCCTCGGCTCCCAGTTCTTCGTCCCGGCCAACTACCCCCTGCTCAAGGACCGGGACCTGCCGCCCGGTGACTGGCAGTGGACCGACGACACCGAGATGGCCTCCTCCGTACTCGCGGTGCTGGCCGCGCACGAGCGCATCGACCAGGATGCGCTCGCCGAGTCCTTCGCCCGTCACCATGACTTCGACCGGGGCTACGGGCCCGCGGTGAACCGGCTGCTCAGGCTGGTCAGGGAAGGCGGGGACTGGCGCGAGCTGGCGTCCGCGCTCTTCCAGGGCCAGGGTTCCTGGGGCAACGGTTCGGCGATGCGTATCGCGCCGCTGGGCGCCTGGTACGCGGACGATCCGGAGCAGGCCACCCATCAGGCCGAGGTCTCCTCGTACACCACCCATCAGCACCGCGAAGCCGTGGTGGGCGCCATGGCAGTCGCGGCGGCGGCCGCTCTCGTGGCCGCGCCCGGGCGGCCGCCGACGCCGGAGGGCCTGATCGACGGTGTGGTCGCCCTCATCCCGCGCAGCGCGGTCGGCGCCGGGCTGCGACGGGCGCGCGACATGCTCGACTACCGGGACGCGGGGACGGTCGCGGCGGTGCTCGGCAACGGGCGTCGTACGAGTGCGCACGACACGGTGCCGTTCGCCCTCTGGTCCGCGGCGCGGAACCTCGGCGATTTCGAACATGCCTTCTGGGTGACGGCGCAGGCGGGCGGTGACGTGGACACCACCTGTGCCATCGTCGGTGGAGTCGTTGCCGCGGAACCGGTCGGTGCCCCGCCGGCCGAGTGGCTGGCCCGGACGGAAGAACTGCCCGAATGGGTCCCGTCGGCTCCGGCGCGCCGCTGA
- the lexA gene encoding transcriptional repressor LexA, with protein MTTTADSATITAHDHRSQSRLEPVHAMNDSVMNAEGPEPARPARSLPGRPPGIRADSSGLTDRQRRVIEVIRDSVQRRGYPPSMREIGQAVGLSSTSSVAHQLMALERKGFLRRDPHRPRAYEVRGSDQPSTQQTDTTGKPAASYVPLVGRIAAGGPILAEESVEDVFPLPRQLVGDGELFVLKVVGDSMIEAAIMDGDWVTVRRQPVAENGDIVAAMLDGEATVKRFKREDGHVWLLPHNAAYQPIPGDEATILGKVVAVLRRV; from the coding sequence GTGACCACCACCGCAGACAGTGCCACCATCACCGCCCATGACCACCGCTCCCAGAGCCGACTTGAGCCGGTGCATGCCATGAATGACTCAGTCATGAACGCGGAGGGGCCAGAGCCCGCACGACCCGCGCGCTCCTTGCCCGGACGCCCCCCAGGAATTCGGGCGGACAGCTCGGGGCTCACCGACCGGCAGCGGCGCGTGATCGAGGTGATCCGGGATTCCGTCCAGCGGCGGGGATACCCGCCGTCGATGCGCGAGATCGGCCAGGCGGTGGGGCTGTCCAGCACCTCGTCCGTGGCCCACCAGCTGATGGCTCTGGAGCGCAAGGGTTTTCTGCGCCGCGACCCTCACCGGCCACGTGCCTACGAGGTCCGGGGCTCGGACCAGCCGAGCACGCAGCAGACCGACACCACCGGGAAGCCCGCGGCCTCGTACGTGCCACTGGTCGGCCGGATCGCCGCCGGTGGACCGATCCTCGCCGAGGAGTCCGTCGAGGACGTCTTCCCGCTCCCCCGCCAGCTCGTCGGTGACGGCGAGCTCTTCGTGCTGAAGGTCGTCGGTGATTCGATGATCGAGGCAGCGATCATGGACGGCGACTGGGTCACGGTCCGCCGCCAGCCCGTCGCGGAGAACGGCGACATCGTCGCCGCCATGTTGGACGGGGAGGCCACGGTCAAGCGCTTCAAGCGCGAGGACGGCCATGTGTGGCTGCTCCCGCACAACGCCGCCTACCAGCCGATCCCCGGTGACGAGGCGACGATCCTGGGCAAGGTCGTCGCAGTGCTGCGGCGGGTCTGA
- a CDS encoding YdbC family protein yields the protein MLVKWIRCTVVDRHGFEREQRKWAGLLGEPGFLTQSGGWSRGQPDVAHVFAFWENRVFYDSFMARGHDRLAAPQSGTYKDMQVKLFEYRFDVKTGFEPDFTDADVVRVAHSRVYEDRVDHFALMQQRVWNPAMAGSPGMLRGVFGEAPGPEFLVLSMWQSSAERGKYRPGSAARLEARAETERDVETLTGDVVQLEPSWTV from the coding sequence GTGCTGGTCAAGTGGATTCGCTGCACCGTGGTCGACCGCCACGGTTTCGAGCGGGAGCAGCGGAAGTGGGCGGGACTGCTCGGTGAGCCGGGATTCCTGACGCAGAGCGGCGGGTGGAGCCGAGGGCAGCCCGATGTCGCCCACGTGTTCGCGTTCTGGGAGAACAGGGTCTTCTACGACTCGTTCATGGCCCGCGGGCACGACAGGCTGGCCGCCCCGCAGTCCGGCACGTACAAGGACATGCAGGTCAAGCTCTTCGAGTACCGCTTCGACGTGAAGACCGGATTCGAACCGGACTTCACGGACGCGGACGTGGTCAGGGTCGCGCACAGCCGGGTGTACGAGGACCGTGTCGACCACTTCGCACTCATGCAGCAGCGGGTGTGGAATCCGGCCATGGCGGGTTCCCCCGGAATGTTGCGCGGAGTTTTCGGAGAAGCTCCGGGCCCCGAGTTCCTTGTGCTGTCCATGTGGCAGTCGAGCGCCGAACGAGGCAAGTACCGGCCCGGGAGCGCCGCTCGGCTCGAGGCGCGGGCGGAGACGGAACGGGACGTCGAGACGCTCACCGGGGACGTGGTGCAGCTCGAGCCGTCGTGGACCGTCTGA
- a CDS encoding TerD family protein, whose protein sequence is MSTPNKDIEKVEVRVKWDPSAAGEPANDLDIIAATYGTDRPYGSPAYLVHFDSRSPDGTITLNRDSRTGQGFGFDEVMTLELERLSDAYARVVVGVAIQQRDGRKTFDRIEHTAVQIREGYTILAEDDFSTVGAATAAVVAEFVRDSSGSWGFRGTLRGFDGDPDSFAAEMGSRAG, encoded by the coding sequence ATGAGCACTCCCAACAAGGACATCGAGAAGGTCGAGGTGAGGGTCAAATGGGACCCCAGCGCCGCCGGTGAGCCGGCCAACGATCTCGACATAATCGCGGCCACGTACGGCACGGACAGGCCCTACGGCAGCCCTGCCTACCTCGTGCACTTCGACAGCCGGTCACCGGACGGGACGATCACGCTGAACCGGGACAGCCGGACAGGGCAGGGCTTCGGCTTCGACGAGGTCATGACGCTCGAACTGGAACGGTTGTCGGACGCCTACGCCAGGGTCGTGGTGGGCGTGGCCATCCAGCAGCGCGACGGCCGCAAGACCTTCGACCGGATAGAGCACACGGCCGTGCAGATCCGCGAGGGCTACACGATTCTGGCGGAGGACGACTTCTCGACGGTGGGGGCCGCCACCGCCGCGGTCGTGGCGGAGTTCGTCCGGGACTCCTCGGGCTCCTGGGGCTTCCGCGGGACCCTGCGCGGATTCGACGGGGACCCTGATTCGTTCGCCGCCGAGATGGGAAGCCGCGCAGGCTGA
- a CDS encoding vitamin B12-dependent ribonucleotide reductase has product MTETASGPARGSRTKGAKSTATKQGLRIERIHTTPGVHPYDEVAWERRDVVMTNWRDGSINFEQRGVEFPDFWSVNAVNIVTSKYFRGAVGTPQRETGLRQLIDRIVKTYRKAGEDYNYFVSPADAEIFEHELAYALLHQIFSFNSPVWFNVGTPQPQQVSACFILAVDDSMESILDWYKEEGMIFKGGSGAGLNLSRIRSSKELLSSGGNASGPVSFMRGADASAGTIKSGGATRRAAKMVILDVDHPDIENFIETKVKEEEKIRALRDAGFDMDLGGDDITSVQYQNANNSVRVNDEFMKAVEAGGKFGLRARMTGDVIEEVEAKSLFRKMAEAAWACADPGIQYDDTINAWHTCPESGRINGSNPCSEYMHLDNTSCNLASLNLMKFLKDDGEGRQSFESERFAKVVELVITAMDISICFADFPTQKIGENTRAYRQLGIGYANLGALLMATGHAYDSDGGRALAGAITSLMTGTSYRRSAELAAVVGPYDGYARNAEPHQRVMKQHSDANAVAVRMDDLDAPVWAAATEAWQDVIRLGAKNGFRNAQASVIAPTGTIGLAMSCDTTGLEPDLALVKFKKLVGGGSMQIVNGTVPQALRRLGYQPEQIEAIVAHIADHGNVIDAPGLKTDHYEVFDCAMGERSISAMGHVRMMAAIQPWISGALSKTVNLPETATVEDVEEVYFEAWKMGVKALAIYRDNCKVGQPLSAKTKEKEKEAVTAKAEDTIRAAVEKVVEYRPVRKRLPKGRPGITTSFTVGGAEGYMTANSYPDDGLGEVFLKMSKQGSTLAGMMDAFSIAVSVGLQYGVPLETYVSKFTNMRFEPAGMTDDPDVRMAQSIVDYIFRRLALDFLPFETRSALGIHSAEERQRHLDTGSYEPAFGDEDLESLAQSAPAAVEPLKAVAPAEESVAEKPAPRAAHTSAELVEMQLGISADAPLCFSCGTKMQRAGSCYICEGCGSTSGCS; this is encoded by the coding sequence ATGACAGAGACGGCGAGCGGCCCGGCACGAGGTTCCCGCACCAAGGGAGCCAAGTCGACTGCGACCAAGCAGGGCCTGCGCATCGAGCGCATCCACACGACTCCCGGCGTGCATCCGTACGACGAGGTCGCGTGGGAGCGCCGTGACGTCGTCATGACCAACTGGCGCGACGGCTCGATCAACTTCGAGCAGCGTGGCGTCGAGTTCCCCGACTTCTGGTCGGTGAACGCGGTCAACATCGTCACCAGCAAGTACTTCCGGGGGGCTGTCGGCACGCCGCAGCGCGAGACCGGTCTGCGGCAGCTGATCGACCGGATCGTGAAGACGTACCGGAAGGCCGGCGAGGACTACAACTACTTCGTTTCCCCCGCCGACGCCGAGATCTTCGAGCACGAGCTGGCCTACGCCCTCCTGCACCAGATCTTCAGCTTCAACTCCCCGGTGTGGTTCAACGTCGGTACGCCCCAGCCGCAGCAGGTCTCGGCCTGCTTCATCCTGGCCGTCGACGACTCCATGGAGTCGATCCTCGACTGGTACAAGGAAGAGGGCATGATCTTCAAGGGCGGCTCCGGTGCCGGCCTGAACCTGTCCCGCATCCGCTCCTCCAAGGAACTGCTCTCCTCGGGCGGCAACGCCTCGGGTCCGGTCTCCTTCATGCGTGGTGCCGACGCCTCCGCAGGAACGATCAAGTCCGGTGGCGCCACCCGTCGCGCGGCCAAGATGGTCATCCTCGACGTCGACCACCCCGACATCGAGAACTTCATCGAGACCAAGGTGAAGGAGGAGGAGAAGATCCGCGCCCTGCGTGACGCGGGCTTCGACATGGACCTGGGCGGCGACGACATCACGTCCGTCCAGTACCAGAACGCCAACAACTCGGTCCGAGTGAACGACGAGTTCATGAAGGCCGTCGAGGCCGGCGGGAAGTTCGGCCTGCGCGCCCGGATGACCGGCGACGTCATCGAAGAGGTCGAGGCCAAGTCCCTCTTCCGCAAGATGGCGGAAGCCGCATGGGCCTGCGCCGACCCCGGCATCCAGTACGACGACACCATCAACGCCTGGCACACCTGCCCGGAGTCCGGCCGCATCAACGGCTCGAACCCGTGCAGCGAGTACATGCACCTGGACAACACCTCGTGCAACCTCGCCTCGCTGAACCTGATGAAGTTCCTCAAGGACGACGGCGAGGGCCGCCAGTCCTTCGAGTCCGAGCGCTTCGCCAAGGTCGTCGAGCTCGTCATCACCGCGATGGACATCTCCATCTGCTTCGCGGACTTCCCGACGCAGAAGATCGGCGAGAACACCCGCGCCTACCGCCAGCTGGGCATCGGCTACGCCAACCTCGGCGCCCTGCTGATGGCCACCGGGCACGCGTACGACAGCGACGGCGGCCGTGCGCTCGCCGGCGCCATCACCTCGCTGATGACCGGCACGTCCTACCGCCGCTCCGCTGAGCTCGCCGCGGTCGTCGGCCCGTACGACGGCTACGCCCGCAACGCCGAGCCGCACCAGCGCGTCATGAAGCAGCACTCCGACGCCAACGCCGTGGCCGTCCGCATGGACGACCTCGACGCACCGGTCTGGGCCGCGGCCACCGAGGCCTGGCAGGACGTGATCCGTCTGGGCGCGAAGAACGGCTTCCGCAACGCCCAGGCCTCGGTCATCGCGCCTACCGGCACCATCGGTCTCGCGATGTCCTGCGACACCACCGGTCTCGAGCCCGACCTCGCCCTGGTCAAGTTCAAGAAGCTCGTCGGCGGCGGATCGATGCAGATCGTCAACGGCACGGTCCCGCAGGCGCTGCGCCGGCTCGGCTACCAGCCGGAGCAGATCGAGGCGATCGTCGCCCACATCGCCGACCACGGCAACGTGATCGACGCTCCCGGCCTCAAGACCGACCACTACGAGGTCTTCGACTGCGCCATGGGCGAGCGTTCGATCTCGGCCATGGGCCACGTCCGGATGATGGCGGCCATCCAGCCGTGGATCTCCGGCGCACTGTCCAAGACGGTGAACCTGCCGGAGACGGCCACCGTCGAGGACGTCGAGGAGGTCTACTTCGAGGCGTGGAAGATGGGCGTCAAGGCGCTCGCCATCTACCGCGACAACTGCAAGGTCGGCCAGCCCCTCTCCGCCAAGACCAAGGAGAAGGAGAAGGAGGCGGTCACCGCCAAGGCCGAGGACACCATTCGCGCAGCCGTCGAGAAGGTCGTCGAGTACCGCCCGGTCCGCAAGCGCCTGCCCAAGGGCCGTCCCGGCATCACCACCTCCTTCACGGTGGGCGGCGCCGAGGGTTACATGACCGCCAACTCCTACCCGGACGACGGTCTCGGCGAGGTGTTCCTGAAGATGTCCAAGCAGGGCTCCACCCTCGCGGGCATGATGGACGCCTTCTCGATCGCCGTCTCGGTCGGTCTGCAGTACGGCGTGCCGCTGGAGACCTACGTCTCCAAGTTCACGAACATGCGCTTCGAGCCGGCCGGTATGACGGACGACCCGGACGTGCGGATGGCGCAGTCGATCGTCGACTACATCTTCCGCCGCCTGGCACTCGACTTCCTGCCGTTCGAGACGCGCTCCGCGCTCGGCATCCACTCGGCCGAGGAGCGTCAGCGCCACCTCGACACGGGTTCGTACGAGCCCGCCTTCGGGGACGAGGACCTGGAGAGCCTGGCCCAGTCCGCTCCGGCGGCCGTGGAGCCGCTGAAGGCCGTTGCCCCGGCCGAGGAGAGCGTCGCGGAGAAGCCGGCCCCCAGGGCCGCGCACACCTCGGCCGAACTGGTCGAGATGCAGCTCGGAATCAGCGCGGACGCACCGCTCTGCTTCTCGTGCGGTACGAAGATGCAGCGTGCGGGCTCCTGCTACATCTGCGAGGGCTGCGGCTCGACCAGCGGATGCAGCTGA